The following is a genomic window from Mya arenaria isolate MELC-2E11 chromosome 4, ASM2691426v1.
TATACACTCATTATATATACCTTATACATCAATCTTTACACACAATGTTACGTATATATCAATGGATACGCTCAAACACTAAATCTACCTTATACATCAATTTATACACTAATTAGAATACCATGTTAATAATCAAgaactgtttttatataaaaagcaCACACACTTGTATATCACCcaaaatttaattacatttactAGCAGTCGTCCATCTAGAAAAAAAGAGTTCctcttgatttttattttaaaaaatacgacTGTTTATTTTTAAGGGTTTATATAAACGTTAAATTGATGACATTAAAACACATGTGGCTGCTCAGCGGAACCAAGGCAATCTCAACAACACTGATGCCattaaataatacttataatagtTTTTGCTTATTTTCGCTCAAAATACTCTTATTTTCGCCCGAGATAGCCTTATCTTCGCCAgtcttcaaacaaaaatgttactaGCTATCATCTTAATATGACCTAAGTTcgaaattgatatatttcatgttatacTGATAGGGACATccatttaattacaaataacaaactCTTCTAATATTAATTCGTGAAAATATACCTTTTTTTcgtaatttattaaaaaagaaacacacgaaaataacatattttcgtattttagtcataccgATGACCGCATTTACTACGACAATGACGCTACAACTGCATTTTCTAGGTATGCTTATCACCGCTTAGTTTATGGAAAATGATGTTGAAATCAAATCTATGaaaattatgttgatatcaTATCTATAAAAATAACGGTAACAATTACCAGTGTATCCGCCCGGCGTTTTCAGATGTGGATTGCTGTAGAGATTATTCAATGTAGCCCAGAAATGCTCATCCGGGGTAAGAGTATCCATTGACCAGGCAAGAAGGTCCCTTGCAATTGGGTTCGACAAGAACCACTCAACAAAAGCCCTACTAAATATATTGTACGCGTTTCCCTTGGTGATTCTGAGATTATGTGGTGGAGGTTCTTTCTGTTTGTCCGTGTGGATCATGTACCCCGATTTGCCATATAGGTCAATGAATGTGTAATGCTTCTTTTTGAATCTGCCCTCGTCCATTGTTGAGAAAACCTCGTGTATATCGTTTGATCCATTGAACTGCTTTAATATTTGGACGATTTGAAGGTTGGTCATGATTGGATATTCACTAGAAGCAAGGTTTAGTAAATAATTCCACTGAAATCGTTTGTTTACATGATCTTTCATGCAATTTATATCAGCGGACAATCTCGTTGCACTGGCGTATATCACAATTTCCAATTCAGTAGCTATGAACACATTGGGGAAACAATAAGCAATTTGTGTGACTATATCTAATACATCCTCAGATGTTTTCCCGTCGACATGAATACAATACTGATTTTGAGGCCTGTATATTGCACGCAATAATCGTTCCAATTGTTCTACATTTTGATGGAACAATATGTTAAAAGCTATCGGAAATGATTTCTCTTCTTGTGTTGGTGGGTCAACAAAATATCCTCTTGACTCTTTGAAATTATCACAGTTCATTGTCAGTTCTATAAAGTTTTCATCCGGACGTCGAGGAAAAGTAAAATTCCTTTGCTGTAAAAATGCACTCGCTTTCGTCAATTCCACTAGatcatttgcaaataatttatcACACTTGAAATACTGAATGTCAGCAATTAATGACCGGTCGACCGTAACGGCCCCAGCAATATGGCCCTCTTTTATTCGCATGGGTTCGTTGTAAAAGACGTCTTTGTGGACTACCCTTCCATTGGTCATCCAGAAGTAAGGAGCAGTAGTAAAGAAGACAAGAAACACTAGGAGAAACCAGACCCTGAGACGTCGGACTCGGATCATGACACTTTTGCACAATGGACATGCGCCTGACCAGCGGCCtgtcgaaaaaaacaacaacaataagttttgttattaataatataatcaaCGAACCTATGTTGGGACTTGCCAACAACCTGTTGATAAACAATACTCACGGTTTgtaattgataatatataaaatgaacaaacaaGGCAGTAGCTAATAGCCAAACTGTGCATGTTGTTTAATGGCACCCAGCTATAATAAATTCAAGTTTAAGCCTaagcaatgaaaatatgttcataatgtTGGGAACTTAAAAACTGTCCTTTTAGCTAAACGTTACatctttttgataaaacaatccgCTAATAGTTCAGATAAATAACAAATCCATGCTTGCGTGCAACGTTTTCAATTAATACATTCATATGAGACATGTATGTTGTACGAAAAGTATTTGTACATCACCGTTTGCTATTAATTGCAGAGATGTTTTATCTACAAGATCTGTGTATGTGAATAAGCCATGTGGTATTGTGTAGATAACAAACCTAGTACAAATTTGCCGGTGACTGGCTAGCTGTAAATGTAGCGTTGGCCaaactgtttataaatatcaacacCAAATGTCGAGCTATGTCCATACGCTTAACGTGAACACTTGgaatgtcggaaaatagctcattgagctagtgttcttgtttacatatatacGCCGACTTAAAAGACGTACTCTAACCCCGAAAAAGATGTATCACAATTAAtacctttgttttaatattccaaaaaggatgaataaatgtaaaaaatggatCTTATGAAGtataccgagttgaatttgaaagaaatgtgcattaacacggtatttctacctttaaTAAGAGACGATAGAAggtcacagtaaatcttttagcattcaccaatcaataTTGttacgttttcagctattaaatactcggttacaatattgttaccagtttttaatattttccattaatgcataatttagtaagtagttaaaggattatcagtcaaaatttatatttgttaaacatgtgcatgcattgattttgaataagagcggCACTATTATGGTAAATATCGGATGAAACCAGTTTGTTGTTCAGAtcttgttattttgttgtttcgTTTATGATCCTTTATGAATGTAATAACATAATATTGCTACCTTGTAACTTGATTTGGAAGCAGGTATGTGATAAAAGGTTAAAGTATTATTAGTTATTATCCTACACAATTCATATAATAACCTGTGTTTGGTagttatattgttataattaaatttgcTTAGTGTGCAAATAATTGttactaaatattattttttcattgacgCATAACGCCATTTGACCAGGAATccatgttatttcaaaatgtttacaaatatgaaggcagcggaattgaaattattcgattttgtttgaaaatgggGAATTTCGGAGTCCTTTGTgggaaatcagggtccgccgcgTGTACTGGCGAAGACAAAGTAGGGTTTAAATGCCCtggctattactttagcgaataataaaaaaaattactacAACAtctaaaagatgtattttggttatCGAATTATTCGATCGAAAGGAATATCGAGtcttcaaatatcaattttgccattcgtttgcatccctactaaataacaaaactgcttctttaaaaatgattgacacaatacaataaaatattgttgtttatttgccTATTTCAACGATTGAATATGTTGTCAATAGCAATATAAGCCATACTTAAGATGattttaaagttatggaagTGAACAACACCTGTTGCCATTTGTGGTATTTACGATGGAATAGAGCGTACATGTGTGATGTTTTTCGTGGCCACGACTAAATAACTTGTTTCCTCGACTTAGTATATCGTGGCCTTGAATTATTATCTCATGCCACGTTTTAGTTATCTCGTGGCCACGACTAAATAACTTGTTTCCTCGACTTAGTATATCGTGGCCTTGACTTATTATCTCATGCCACGTTTTAGTTATCTCGTGGCCACGACTAAATAACTTGTTTCCTCGACTTAGTATATCGTGGCCTTGACTTATTATCTCATGCCACGTTTTAGTTATCGTGGGGTCACGACTAAGATATGCAATGGGCACGATTTACATCCTTGTTCCCGCGACTAAGTTACCACTTAATCGTAACCAAGACATACGAAGTCATGGACAATCGTAGGGACGACTTTACTAGTCGTGACCACGAGATAACTAAGTCATGTGACGAGTTGATTAGTCGTAGCCACGAGATAACTAAGTCATGGGACGAGTTGATTAGTCGTGGCCGTGAGACAAAATCACACATGTCACCTGTACGACACCGTGAAATATCTACAGATTTAAGAGTGGTCTAAATTACGACTAAACGAGTATCTACCTACGAAATGGATTCTGAATGTACAAAAAGCGTTTAATTTGTGCtttgttaattttgtatttttacacaaaaaacacatatacttaCAAAACTTACAGAATATTATTATCATGCACCATGTTAAAAGAATACTATATATCTACAACTATCAAACACATTATCTTAAATGGATGATATCTTTCCGAAAAGCGTCATATGtataagctgcactctcacatacttaaccatttttataaaattttatttttttgtcttgaaaagagcaatttttttcgttaatatctgcaaaccaatgataaaagattgctgacaaaagatcagatcgcagattttcatattttcgttggaaaattaatgttttatggcttaaaccgctactaacggtttaaggaaaatgcattaaacatcaattttgaacttaaaaataaaaatctgcgatctatttgtttgcagcagtcttatataactgcaTATATACTTGCATAACTAAATGCATTTTCGCAAACCATTAACCAAATGGCAACATAAATATCCTCGAGCCCAATGCAATGTTTGGAATAAATGATGGATTTTGTAAATTCACAAACTCGGTGTTTCAGGCAAGaacattgttaaaaacaaatgtgtacGAGTTAAATTAGCACTGAAAATAACCAAAATGTAATTTGTAATTTTAGATTTACAGTCAAAGCTTTATGAAGTAGCCACCTTTGGAAAAAGGTCAAAGCGGCTGCTTAAGACAGAGGCCACTTAATCGTGGTGGGAAATTTCCGCTACTGATGCTTTCTTAACAGGGGTctattatgtatattatatatgttaatgACTGGTACTTCAATTTCATTGTATAATGTTACCAAATCATCTATTGCTGGAATGTTAAACCTTGACATTTAAAGAAGTATAAATACAGATATAGTTTGTCATGATAGGTCGAACTGAATGCAAACCGTTTATTATTACTGTGATTATAATATAGCAAAGAACGTTTTCGAGAAACTTAATGAATATACGCTACTTGCAAGATATTTGGAAAGCGAAAAACATTTTGCACAATGCATGTcccaataattaaacatgtactCGTATTCTCTAGCACAAAGAGCAGTGACACCGGTTGAAACCAGTTCTttcaatcatataaatataaacacgcTTCCTCGCTTGTAGCGCGGTATGtgaacaaacatacatgtatatgtgtgttcTATCTTGCCTAACTAATGCGCATGTCTTATATCTAACTTAGCTAAAAGTAAAagtatttgcaataatttaacatgtaaatatatatgtgtgttgtCTGAGCCCAAATATAAACGTGTTTCATTTGTTGtagtatttttataattgaattgtatatatatgtataattattgtcattggtcagtattaaacattttaatactggccttttaacaacaatattattCTTCAAAACACATACTGACCTTATTATGTGTGAATACCACCTTATAAATCATATATGCTACcacggaaggcaacattttgcttaactGAATGAAGACTAAAACAAAGGTAacctttctttttcttcaccattttaaataaaacaaagggcagtctacgTCACTTCGCGTAGACTgcgttatgtttaatttaaaatggtgaagaaatagaaaagttatctttgtttaaagtcttcatttaaagcaaaatccttatttccgacgtagcatttatgacacaatttatcacgtactatacacacactgtacttGCCCGTTACACCAAATCAGTCGAAAAGTCCCCATAACAATAGCATActtagttatttttaaattattccgAAACggatcattaaaattaattatcagACGTATTTTAACCGTCCGTGAAAGCGTTGATCGGACGTGTTTTTGAGGCTCTCCAAAAAGATGGATTTATCCATGGACTTACTGTAGTGAatgaacagaaaaatatatgtgtgtgGAGCTTATATAGTGTGCAAAGTGTTGGAAATTAAACTGTGATGGCAGGAAGAAAAAACAAGCGAAAAAAGAGCAGTGAAGGTGaggaacaaaaaacaacaaattcaaacaaagAGAGGCGAAAAGCGGGAAAAACACCAGAGGATTATTACATCGAACTTAATCAGCATTTCCCTGCTGGTGAAAACTTGTCAAACCTGGATAATACAGTGTTTCATTCAATGGCTAGCGGTACAGCTAACGGTACATAcctttgtaataaaaatatgtctcAATTACCACAAACACCGGGGATGACAGTTGGACTCAATTACAGCAGTCCACCACAGTACGTCAACATGGCTAACATGGCTAATTTGCAACCCGTTATGCAGCCATGTTTTCAACCTCCCTCGATGATGCAACTCCAGCAAGGAAATACAAGCTTCATGACATCGACACCGAGTCACAATACACAACAAGACAAATATACCAATCCAAACGCAAGCCCAACTATCTCATCTAACAGCGATATAATGCAGTTCCTTAAATCAAACTTTGAAAAGGTAAATACTAGGCTCGATAAATTAGAAAAGTTAGAAACAAAGGTGAATGAGGTTGACGCAAAACTCTCAAAACTATGGTCAGATTTGGAAAAACGTGTAAcaaaaagtgaagaaaaagtatCGACCTTAGAAGAAAAAATCAACGGGCGAGAATTCAATGCGGCAACAGAAAATGAAGAGATTGCCAAACTTAAGAAAGACAATGAGGGTATTAAGgcaaattaaaattttatcgAGACACAGGCGCTTGCAAACAATCTAATCATAGGCGGAACACCCACCTGGGAGAACGAGGGGACGGCAAGAAACGATGGAACTTCCGGTGCGGCGGCGCCCACGGAAAACATGGCGGACACCAAAAAGGCAGTGcataaatttattttggaaGTGCTTAAAATACCAGAACAGGATGCAAAcgatattaaaattgaaaaggccAGGAGGATAGGGTTCGCGAAAGGAAATAGACCTAGAAATGTGCTTGTTACTTTTAGGTACTTCTCGGATAAAGAAAAGGTAAAGGCAAACAGGGATAATCTCAAGGACACAGAAACTTTCATGCATGATCAGTACCCGAGAGACGTTGTCGAAAAACGGAAAAACTAATTCCAATAATGCTGGCAGCACGAAAAGACAAAGTTGATGCGTACATTAAGTACAGCAAACTTTTTGTGAATGGTCGTGAGTACACCGACGGCAAGTATGGTAAAGTGCAATAGGACAGATATGAGGGTGAGTTGAAAATTTGTTCTTGGAACTGTAATGGTCTTACCAAAGACAAGCTAAATGATGACGAATTCCTTAAAATCATACAGGGGACTCATAtcgcatttttatatgaaacatggACTTGTGAAAGTAGCGACATTGAAATAGATGGTTACACATCGCATAATTATTTTCGACGCTTCCAACACAGAAACGCAAGGCGTAATAGTGGCGGAATTGCAATATATTACAAAAGCAAGCTACAGCCTggtataaatattgtaaaaacgCATTTTAATACAATAGCATGGATTCGGCTCGACAAAAGATTTTTTGGACTGATAGAAGATCTGTACATATGTGGTGCATATGTTTGGGGAAATAACTCGCCTGCATATAATGTTTTTTACCATAACctttttgaaatcattgaaaatgatatattatactTCAAGACGTTTGGAAAAGAAGCTCTTATGGGTGACTTTAATGCGCGGGTCGGTGGGAAGGCCGACTACATTCTTTGTGACAATGCAGTATCGAATTTAGACCCCGATGACTATGTGCCAGATACGCCCCTGGGAAGGGTAACACAAGACACAGTACATAACTCGCACGGTATACAGCTGATAGACCTATGTAAAGCGACAGGCATGCGTATTTGTAACGGACGATTAGAGATCAGTGGATCGGTGACGTATTACTCAACAAACGGCTGCAGTTTGATAGATTATCTTTTGATCGAGGAAAGTAACTTCAGTGTCATAACAAAGTTTAACTGTCCAGTGTTTAATACCTTTTCTGACCATGCCcctattatgtttgcaattaactGTTATAACTCGATCACAAATACTCCCGAGGCAAATATGTCACATTCTGTTAAATGGGGCGAAAGGAAAAAGGACGTATTTCGTAGAAATATAATATCATCATTGCCTGAATTTAATGCAATATGTAATCGCATTGACAGAAACAGTCAGGATAGCATAAACGAAGGTGTTTCCAAATATGCGAAATTAATTAACGATGTTGCTTTGCCACTTTTCTATAAAGAACGAAAAAATAGAAGGGGATgcaatgaaatttataatccATCAGACTGGTTTAATGCAGAGTGCCGTGAGAAAAAATcatatcatgaaaataaatttaaagaaattgaagGTTTGAAACGTAAACGCCCAAAAGACTTCTGGAAGTATTTCTCCAAGAAAAAGTCGCCGATGGGAGAAAACATTAGCATGACGGacttttataaatactttaaatctCTATCAGAAGAAACTGAACACGGCCATAATGCTGCCGTGATAGAAGAGGACGTGCCCCTTCCGCACGAGGAGTTAGACGTTGACGTCACGGTGGACGATGTTAAACGtgcaatgaaaacattaaaacgagGGAAAGCTGGTGGTCCTGATTTTCttatcaatgaatattttattgaagcgGGCGACATTTTGATAGGTCATATAGTCGATTTGTTTTTACATCTGTTATTCACCACCGTTTGTCTGTTTACTGTGAGAGGTACAATATTATCACCGATGCACAATTTGGGTTCAGTAAAAACATGTCTACTGTAGATgccattttttgtttgaatggGCTTATTGAGCACTATTTACAGAACGGTAAAAGACTATATTGGTCATTCATAGATATGCGGAAGGCCTTTGACAGTATCCAAAGAAACGCCCTGTGGCACAAACTGAAAACTTTAGGCATTTCTGGAAAAGTTCTGAACATTGCTAAAGCCATGTACGAATCAGTACGGAGACAGGTGAAGCACTGTGTAAACTTCTCCGATTTTATAGACCTAAAACTCGGCCTCGCTCAAGGAGAAGTATGTTCTTCGATATTTTATTCACTCTACGTAGAAGACCCAGAAATTTACCTTGCATCTAGGTTCGAGAGCGGATTATCGTTAAACGACATTTCCCTTATACTTCTTTTATACGCCGATGATATGGCC
Proteins encoded in this region:
- the LOC128230065 gene encoding beta-1,3-galactosyl-O-glycosyl-glycoprotein beta-1,6-N-acetylglucosaminyltransferase-like, which produces MIRVRRLRVWFLLVFLVFFTTAPYFWMTNGRVVHKDVFYNEPMRIKEGHIAGAVTVDRSLIADIQYFKCDKLFANDLVELTKASAFLQQRNFTFPRRPDENFIELTMNCDNFKESRGYFVDPPTQEEKSFPIAFNILFHQNVEQLERLLRAIYRPQNQYCIHVDGKTSEDVLDIVTQIAYCFPNVFIATELEIVIYASATRLSADINCMKDHVNKRFQWNYLLNLASSEYPIMTNLQIVQILKQFNGSNDIHEVFSTMDEGRFKKKHYTFIDLYGKSGYMIHTDKQKEPPPHNLRITKGNAYNIFSRAFVEWFLSNPIARDLLAWSMDTLTPDEHFWATLNNLYSNPHLKTPGGYTGHPDTKPFFARYIGWNSSTHRERCKMGHYVHNICVFSVLDLPNIMNRYEIIANKFDIEYDPIAYRCMEEFILNNVLNEKNISNVRVYKKLALHS